The genomic interval ATCACCCGCGCCGCCGCACCGAAAACCCTGATCGGTTTTTTATTGGAAGCCAGCCGCGTTCGCCGCGCCAAAGACTTGCCGGGGCTCAATATTTTAAGTTGTGACAACTTACCGGACAACGCGCAACTGCTAAAGCACGGGTTACTCACCGCCGCGCGTTTACAAGATAGCGAGCTGGCGAGTTGGATCGAGACTCACTTAGGTTTTTGCAGCACCATGGTGGATCGCATCGTGCCCGCCACCACGGCGCAACATGTCGATAGCATAAGCCAAGCAACCGGGCTAAGCGACGCCGGCGCACTGCTGAGTGAAACTTTTCGCCAGTGGGTTATCGAAGATAATTTCGTTACCCGCAGCCCAAACTGGCGCTTAGCCGGCGCCTTAGTAGTGGACGATGTTGCGCCTTACGAAGCCATGAAGCTTCGGCTGTTAAACGGCAGCCACTCGGCCTTAGCCTATATGGGGCATCTTTTAGGTTTTGAATTTATTCATCAAGCGGTCGCCGAGCCAGCGCTGAAACAGTTTGTCAGCAATTTGATGCGCCAAGATATGGTGCCCACCTTGGCCAACCTGCAAGACGTGGACCTCGCGCAGTACTGCGACAGTATTCTCGCGCGCTTTGCCAACACAGCCGTACCCTATCGCTGCCAACAAGTCGCGAATGATGGCAGTCAAAAACTGCCCCAACGCATTATCCAACCCCTCAGCCAAGCGCGCGCCGCTGGCAAGTTAGCCATAGGGCCTGCAACTGTGATCGCGGCATGGCTGGCATACCTAGCAAGGAGCTGTAAGCAGGGCGAGGAATTTTCCATCAACGACAGCGGCGCGGAAAAACTTTTACCCATGCTCACAAGGCAACAACTCACCGCACAGTTTCCCAGCCTTGAACACACCCAAGCGCTGCTGACCCACAGCGGATTATTTAGCAAGACATTACTTGATGACACGGCATTGATGACATTGATTCAGACGACCTTCAGCCGAATTTATCGCGAGGGGTTGGCGACAGTGTTGAACGAAAAGGTGATTGGTTGAAGGGATTTGAGAGCTGCAAGCTGCAAGCTGCAAGCTGCAAGCTGCAAGCTGCAAGCTGCAAGCTGCAAGCTGCAAGCTGCAAGACAGGAAGCCTAGTCCGATACTTCTCACCCTACAAGCTTAACGCGTGTAGGGGCGGGCCATCCCGCTTGTAGGGGGCGGCCCCCGCCTTGCAGCTTGTGGCTTGTGGCTTGTGGCTTGTGGCTTGTGGCTTGTGGCTTGTGGCTAATTATCATTCACTCTCTCTGCCAAAATGCGTCGCTGCAGCGGCGGTGGCATTTTCGATGTGATTGCGCATGGCGGCGCGGGCTTTTTCTGGGTTGCGCTGTTCTAGCGCTAAAACGATTTTGCGATGATCATCAATGGAAGGATGCACGCCTTCGCTGCGCAGCCGCTCCATAAATGCCGTACTTAGCTCAGACTGATTTCGCAACTGCCAGAGCCAATCCACAATGCTAATCACCGCGCTGTTTTGCGTGGCCTCGGCAATTATGCGATGGAATTTCCAATCCGCTTGCTCCGAGGCGTCTGGGCGTTTTTCTTCTTCCTGCATTTCTGCCAGGGTTGTTTTTAGCGCGGTGATTTGCTCTTTGCTAATTCTCGCCGCCGCTAGCGCACAAGCCTCGGATTCGACGATAAAGCGAATCTCTAAAATTTCAAAGGGGCCAACACCTTTATCACCTAACTCCAACTGCGGCTGCTGAATCTGCTTCTTGGTCGCGTAGATACCAGAGCCGGTGCGAATTTCGATAACACCGGAAATTTCCAGCGCAATCATGGCCTCGCGAATGGTCGGCCGGCTGACGCCGAGTTTATCGGCGAGCACCCGCTCAGAGGGCAGGCGATCACCCGGTTTTATACTACCATCGGCAATTAAGCCGGATAACTGTTGGGCGACTTTTAAGTACAAACGCTCAGCTTTTACGGTTTGCAATTCCACTGCTTAATGCTCCAGGTCTCATCCGATTAAGGGCGACCATAAAATCTGTCTGACCATCAGTCCCCCTGCAGGGTCTTATACTAGCCAATAACCGCGCAATAGAGAAGTATACCCTTGATTTCTCCATCGGCATCGTCTTATTATGGTCAGGTGGCATGACCAATTAAATCATTGGCATTCACTCTATAATTTTTACACTGACGGTAGATAGAACAACCTATGCAAAGAATACTTGCCATTGGCGAATGTATGATCGAGCTCGCACCCGCGGGCAACCAGCAATTTAGCCTCGGCTATGCCGGCGACACACTCAACACCGCCCTGTATTTGGCACGTTTCGGCGCCCGCGTGGACTATTTTACCGCTCTCGGCACAGATCATTTCAGCAACGCCATGATTGCCCAGTGGCGCGCAGAGGGCCTAGGTACCGAGCACATTTTGCAAGTGCAAAATCGAACCCCGGGGCTGTACTTGATCGAGACAGACGCCGCCGGCGAGCGCAGTTTTCACTACTGGCGCGACCTTGCACCGGCGCGCGAATTGTTTGACCTAGCGCCGCAATTGTTAGAAACCTTTGACACCTTCAATATTATTTATCTCAGCGGTATTACTCTCTCGCTCTATTCCGACTCGGCTCGGGCATTGCTTTTTAAAGCGCTGGCAGACTATCGCGCTAACGGTGGACGAGTCGCCTTCGATATTAATTATCGGCCGCGCAATTGGATCAACCCCGAGCAGGCGAAACACATATTTCACCAAATGATGCAGCGCACCGATATCGCGCTGCCCAGCCTCGACGACGAACAACTCTTGTATGGCGCACACAGCGCAGACCAATGTATCGACCGCTATCGCGCCGCAGGCGCAACAGAAATTGTTGTCAAACAAGGCGTTGCCGGCAGCAGGCTTTACACCCCTGAAGTGCACACAACAATTCCCGTACCCGAAAAAATTTCACCAAAAGATACCACCGCCGCCGGCGACTCGTTCAACGCAGGCTATTTGGCCGCGCGTTTGATACACCAAAGCCCGGAACAATCTGTGTTACAAGGCAGCCGCTGCGCCGCTCTGGTGATACAACACCCAGGCGCCATAGTGCCGCTTCAAGCGTTCAAGGATGCTTTCCCCCATGCAGAATAAAATCATTCCACCATTGTGCTTTGTAGTGCTGCTGTTTACTGGCGCCCTGTTTAGCAGCGGTTGCAGTGAAAGCAACGGTGTTACCACCCTAAGCATGGCGCACAGTCTCGATACTAAACACCCCGTACATTTAGCCATGAAGCAATTAAGCGAAAGCTTGGAAAAAAATTCGGGCGGCACTCTGCGCTTAGAAATTTACCCTTCGGGTCAGTTGGGTAGCGAGCGCGAAGTGATTGAGCTGTTACAAATTGGCAGCTTGGCGATGACCAAAGTGTCTGCCAGTTCACTCGAGGCCTTTGTGCCGTCGATGCAGGTTTTTAGCTTGCCCTATTTATTTAAAGACAATCGTCATTTTTGGCAGGTGCTCAATTCCGATTTAGGTAAAGAACTACTCGAAGCCGGCACACCCTACCGCATTCGCGGCCTAGGTTATTACGACGCCGGCAGCCGCAGCTTTTACGCCACCAACGCAGCCATACATTCACCCGCCGATCTTGCCGGTCAAAAAATTCGCGTCATGAATAGCCAGAGTGCGGTGAATATGGTGCGCGCCATGGGCGGCTCGGCCACGCCGGTTTCCTGGGGCGAGCTGTATACGGCATTGCAGCAGGGCGTGGTCGACGGCGCGGAAAATAACCCACCCAGTTTTTACCTCTCTAAACACTACGAAGTTGCTAAGTTTTATACCCTAGACGAACACACCGCCATTCCCGATGTGGTGGTTATTAGCGAGCGAGTGTGGCAGGGCTTGAATGCCCAACAGCAACAGTGGTTAGCCGATGCCATGGCGGCATCGACCCAATACCAACGCGCACTGTGGCAATCGGCAACCGAAGAAGCGCTCGATGCCGTGCGCCTAGCGGGGGTAAAAATTATTCAGCCCGATAAAAAATTATTTCAAGACAGCGTGAAAAATTACCTAAGCCAACAGACCTCGCTTAGCCCCCTGATCGAACGCATTCAACAACTCGACTCGGCCGAAGAAAATCATCATGAATAAATTTCAGACATTTTGCCGCACACTCGATACCACGCTCGGGCACCTATTAAGCGGCTTATTAGTCTTTCTTGTGGTGGACGTTAGCTGGCAAGTGCTGACCCGCTTTTTACTCAGCCAACCAAGTTCTGTGACTGAAGAGTTGGCGCGTTTTCTGTTGATTTGGATTGGTCTTCTCGGCGCGGTGCACGCCTACCGGGCGCGTTTGCATTTGGGCATTGATCTGTTTACCCGCAAACTCAGCCAACCAGTGCAGGAAAACTTACATCGCCTCGTACATCTAGCCTGTGCCCTTTTCGCCGTGGCTATTTTTATTATAGGTGGCGGCAATTTGATGTTTATGACTTGGTCTTTAGGCCAGAGTTCACCCTCCTTGGGCCTGCCTATGGCTGCGGTGTACAGCGTTTTACCTTTGAGTGGCCTATTGATGTGTCTGTATAGCGCCGAAGCCATCCTGTTAGGCGCCAGCGTTGAGCCTACTGAATCACCAGCGGAATAATCATTATCATGGGCTTAACCACACTCTTACTCATTGCCGTCTTTCTCATCCTATTGCTAATTAATGTGCCCATCGCCATTGCCATTGGCTTAGCCACACTCGCGGCACTGCTCGCCAGTATCGATGCCTTACCGGCGGTAACAACCATTGCCCAGCGCTTAAGCGCCGGCATCGACAGCTTCGCCTTGCTCGCCATTCCGTTTTTTATTTTATCCGGCTATTTAATGGGCCAAGGCGGCATAGCCCGGCGCTTGATTGATTTCGCGCTCGCCATTGTCGGCCGCCTGCCCGGCGGTTTAGCGCTGGTAAATATTATTGCCTGCGCTTTGTTTGGCGCTATTTCGGGTTCGGCAGTCGCCGCCACTTCGGCCATTGGCGGCTTTATGATTCCCGCCATGAATAAAGAGGGCTACCCAAAAGCCTTTAACACGGCGGTAACGGTAACGGCGTCTACCACTGGCATGTTGATTCCACCCAGCAATATTTTAATTGTGTATTCCCTCGCTAGCGGCGGCGTATCCATTGCGGCGCTGTTTATTGCCGGTTATTTGCCCGGCATTTTGGTTGCGCTGCTGTTGATGGCCGCCGCACTTTTTTATGTCAAGCGCATGGGAATTAAACCGCGCGCCAGCGTCGTGCTGGTGTCTCTATCGCAAGGTTTTTTCGGCGCCATTCCAAGTTTGTTACTGATCTTTTTGGTTATCGGCGGCATTATTTTAGGCTGGTTCACCCCCACTGAAGCCGGCGCCATTGCCGTACTTTATTCGCTCCTGTTATCGGTGGGCATTTATCGCGAGATTCGCATCAAAGATTTACCGGAGCTGCTGCGCAAGTCTGTTAACACAACCGCCAT from Simiduia curdlanivorans carries:
- a CDS encoding mannitol dehydrogenase family protein, producing the protein MNDSLSYATLDKLPASVKRPGYDPHSRAVGIVHMGIGNFHRAHQAVFIDDLLGKTDGDWRIIAVSLRSPAMRDKMREQDYLYTLKEKDAGQEQLRVIGAIDSVLVAPENPSAVIDALASPNTYVVTITVTEKGYCLIPGSRELDLDNPDIQSDITRAAAPKTLIGFLLEASRVRRAKDLPGLNILSCDNLPDNAQLLKHGLLTAARLQDSELASWIETHLGFCSTMVDRIVPATTAQHVDSISQATGLSDAGALLSETFRQWVIEDNFVTRSPNWRLAGALVVDDVAPYEAMKLRLLNGSHSALAYMGHLLGFEFIHQAVAEPALKQFVSNLMRQDMVPTLANLQDVDLAQYCDSILARFANTAVPYRCQQVANDGSQKLPQRIIQPLSQARAAGKLAIGPATVIAAWLAYLARSCKQGEEFSINDSGAEKLLPMLTRQQLTAQFPSLEHTQALLTHSGLFSKTLLDDTALMTLIQTTFSRIYREGLATVLNEKVIG
- a CDS encoding FadR/GntR family transcriptional regulator, with product MELQTVKAERLYLKVAQQLSGLIADGSIKPGDRLPSERVLADKLGVSRPTIREAMIALEISGVIEIRTGSGIYATKKQIQQPQLELGDKGVGPFEILEIRFIVESEACALAAARISKEQITALKTTLAEMQEEEKRPDASEQADWKFHRIIAEATQNSAVISIVDWLWQLRNQSELSTAFMERLRSEGVHPSIDDHRKIVLALEQRNPEKARAAMRNHIENATAAAATHFGRESE
- a CDS encoding sugar kinase, producing the protein MQRILAIGECMIELAPAGNQQFSLGYAGDTLNTALYLARFGARVDYFTALGTDHFSNAMIAQWRAEGLGTEHILQVQNRTPGLYLIETDAAGERSFHYWRDLAPARELFDLAPQLLETFDTFNIIYLSGITLSLYSDSARALLFKALADYRANGGRVAFDINYRPRNWINPEQAKHIFHQMMQRTDIALPSLDDEQLLYGAHSADQCIDRYRAAGATEIVVKQGVAGSRLYTPEVHTTIPVPEKISPKDTTAAGDSFNAGYLAARLIHQSPEQSVLQGSRCAALVIQHPGAIVPLQAFKDAFPHAE
- a CDS encoding TRAP transporter substrate-binding protein; translated protein: MQNKIIPPLCFVVLLFTGALFSSGCSESNGVTTLSMAHSLDTKHPVHLAMKQLSESLEKNSGGTLRLEIYPSGQLGSEREVIELLQIGSLAMTKVSASSLEAFVPSMQVFSLPYLFKDNRHFWQVLNSDLGKELLEAGTPYRIRGLGYYDAGSRSFYATNAAIHSPADLAGQKIRVMNSQSAVNMVRAMGGSATPVSWGELYTALQQGVVDGAENNPPSFYLSKHYEVAKFYTLDEHTAIPDVVVISERVWQGLNAQQQQWLADAMAASTQYQRALWQSATEEALDAVRLAGVKIIQPDKKLFQDSVKNYLSQQTSLSPLIERIQQLDSAEENHHE
- a CDS encoding TRAP transporter small permease; translation: MNKFQTFCRTLDTTLGHLLSGLLVFLVVDVSWQVLTRFLLSQPSSVTEELARFLLIWIGLLGAVHAYRARLHLGIDLFTRKLSQPVQENLHRLVHLACALFAVAIFIIGGGNLMFMTWSLGQSSPSLGLPMAAVYSVLPLSGLLMCLYSAEAILLGASVEPTESPAE
- a CDS encoding TRAP transporter large permease, with the translated sequence MGLTTLLLIAVFLILLLINVPIAIAIGLATLAALLASIDALPAVTTIAQRLSAGIDSFALLAIPFFILSGYLMGQGGIARRLIDFALAIVGRLPGGLALVNIIACALFGAISGSAVAATSAIGGFMIPAMNKEGYPKAFNTAVTVTASTTGMLIPPSNILIVYSLASGGVSIAALFIAGYLPGILVALLLMAAALFYVKRMGIKPRASVVLVSLSQGFFGAIPSLLLIFLVIGGIILGWFTPTEAGAIAVLYSLLLSVGIYREIRIKDLPELLRKSVNTTAIVMLLIGASAAMSWLLSYATIPQQISAALLSVTDNETVILLIINLLLLVIGTFMDMTPAVLIFTPILLPVAETLGMSPLHFGIMMILNLSIGLCTPPVGSVLFVGCSIGKTSIADMLKPMLPLYIAMLVALALVTLVPAISEWLPTLLGLI